The genomic region CAGCTGCTGAAACCGTCCAGGCGGGTGACGCACTCCTCGAGCCGGTAGCGTCTGGCGAGCTTGTGCCCACTGTGCAGCTCGGGGGGCACGACGGTCTCGTCGTGGTTCCGCTCGCTCTTGTCGTCGTCCTGGGGGCTTTCACCGGCCGTGGTGTCAGCCGTTTCCTGAGGTTCTACCGTGCCGTCGGCCGTGGCCTTGTCCGCCTTGGCGGACAGCGGTTTGTCGCCGCTGTTGTCGGCCACGTCGACGGCAGCCGTGCTACGTTCCGCCACCGTCGTTCCTGCCTCCCCATCCGTTGCGCGCTGTCGGCCAGTCTGCAGAGCCATGCCAATTGTGCCCACAGTCCGGCGCTATGCACGACACGCGGCGACGGACGATGGTTGTGCGATCCCGCCGATGCCTAGCGGCCGAGGCGCCCACGCACCATGGCCACCATTGAGTTGAGCTCTGCGATCCGCATCCGCTTCGCAGCGATGAAGAACACACCGAGAAGCACAACGCCTCCGACGACCAATGCTGCCAGCGAAGCGAACGCGCCCTGCCCCAGCACCCGGATCATGGCGTAACCCACAGCGCCGCCGACGACGGCCCCCGGGACGGACGCCAGAGCGAGGCGTGCATACGTGCGCAGGATGTGAGTGCCGTCGAGATCGCCTCCCAGCCGTTTGCGCAGTCTCCGCCAGGCGATGCCGACACCGACGGCATAGGCGAGGCCGTACGAGGCCGCCATGCCGACGACTGCCCACTGGGCGGGAAGAACGACGTAGCAGAGGGCGGAGGCCGCAGCGTTGACCGCGGCGACGATGACCGTGTTGTAGAAGGGGGTACGCGTGTCCTCGTAGGCGTAGAAGCCACGCAGGACGACGTACTGCACCGAGTAGGGAATCAGGCCCAGAGCGAAAGCCATCAGGACGTATCCCATGGACTGTGAGGCCTCCACGCCACTGGAAGCGAAGAGCAGGGTGCAGACGGGGACGCCCAGAGCCAGGAACATGAAGGAGACCGGGACGATTGCCACGGCGGAGTTCCGCAGCCCCTGCGAGATGTCGTCACGGACCGCACCGACGTCGCCGTCGTTGGCGGCGCGGGAGATACGCGGAAGCAGTGCGGCCATGACCGAGACGGTGATGATGGCCTGTGGCATTCCCCAGATCAGCTGGGCGTTGGAGTAGGCCATGATGCCGGCGCCGTCCCGGTGGGAGGCCTTGCCCGCTGCGGTGGCGAGCTGGGTGACCACCAGGACTCCCGCCTGGTTGGCGAGGACGAACAGGACCGTCCACTTGGCGAGCTTCACGGCCTTGCCGAGGCCGTGGCCGCGCCAGTCGAACCGGGGTCGGAAGCGGAATCCTGCTTCGCGCAGGTACGGAATCATCGATAGGGCCTGGACCGTCAGGCCCAGCAGCGTGCCGATGCCGAGCAGCCGTACCCCGTCGGCCGGGATGGTCGTGACCTTCATGTGGGAGTCGGCTGAGGTGCCGTAGACCCAGATGAACAGGCCGAACGTGAAGATCATGACGATGTTGTTGAGGACCGGGGTCCACATCATCGCGCCGAACTTCCCGCGGGCGTTGAGGATCTGCCCCATCACCACGTGCACGCCCATGAAGAAGATGGTGGGCAGGCAGTAGCGGGCGAAGGTGACGGCCACGTTGTTGGCTGCCGGGTCGTCCGCGATCGGCAGAGACATCAGCCGGATCAGCAAGGGGGCAGCGAAGACCGCGATGCCGACGATGACACCGAGCGCGACCATGACGACGGTGAGCAAGCGGTTGGCGTACGCCTCGCCGCCGTCGTCGTCCTCCTTCATGGAGCGGACCAGCTGCGGCACGAACACAGAGTTCAGGCCGCCGCCGACCGTCAGGATGTAGATCATCGTCGGCAGGGTGTACGCGACGGTGAACGAGTCGCCGAGCGTTGCGGCGCCCAGTGCGGCGGTGATCACCATGGTGCGGACAAAGCCGGTGAGGCGGGAGACCAGAGTGCCCGCGGCCATCACCGCACTCGACTTCAGCAGGCCCGAAGCGCCGCCCGACTTCTCAGGAGGAGGGGCCGGGGCCGGTTCCGGTGCCTGACCGGGGGCCGGGACTGCTGCGGTGCCCTGCTGGTCCCGGAAGAGATGGGCAAAGGCGTCCTGCTGTTCCGGCTCGTCGGCGGCCTGGGTGACCAGGTCGTCCACCCCGACGAACTGTGTCGTGGCGTCGTCACCGTACGGCAGGTAGCGGGACGGGCCCGCAGGCTCGGGCGGTGGTGTCTGCGCCCACACCCGCGGATCGGGGGCGTACTGCGCAGCGGGCGGCTGCTGATACATCGGCTGCGGCTCGGCGTACGTACCGGGGGGCGGCGGTGGGTGGGACGCCCTGTCGTAGAGCGCCTCCGTCACCGGGTCCTGGGCGCTGAGATCGTGCGCCGCGTAGGGGTTGTAGGTGTACGCGTCCTGGACATAGGGATCAGGCGGCGGCGGGGCCTGGCCCGCCACAGGGGGCTCGGGGGGTGTCCCACCGGAATACGCAGCCCCGCCCCCAGCACCCTGGTCGCGGTCACCGTCGTACGGCGCGTTCATTGGTTACCCCACCTCATCGTCCCCGGCCGGCCTGCCACGACATCGCTCAACGGTCCACTTTCTCACCCGTGCCCGGCGGGTTCCCGCTTTCTGCTCCGGTGTCCGCCGCCGGGTCACTCGGCTGCTCGGGATCATCGTCCCCTGTGCTGGCCGCCCGAGCGGCCGTGCGCTTGCGGTGCGTGTACATCTTGATCCCGGCGAGCACCAGGAGTAGTACGCCACCGGCGATGACCAGCATCACGGTCGGTGTCATCTCGGAGACCGTCACTGTGAAGGGCATCGCCTTCGCAGTGCCGTACGGCGTGCCGTCCTCAGTGAAGAGCTGGGCGTACACCTGAACGGGTCCGTTGGCATTGATCGACGTCGTGAACTTCACCGTCTGGCTGTGTCCGCCGGCGATCTTCAGCGGTTGTTCGGCGATAGCAGCCTTGTCGTTGCCCAACTGCAGGCGAGTGGGGCTGGTCGAGCGCAGTTGCAGTACCAGGTGCTGGGTGGGCTGGAGCAGCTTGTTCTGCACGGTCACCGGGATCGTCGCACTGCGCCCGGACAGGGTCATGGCCGACTTCTGGACGATCTGCACCTGGCCGGTGAGGCTCAGCAGATAGTCCTGCACCTCGTCCCGGTAGGTGCGTGCTCCCTTGGCGTCGCCGCGCCAGGAAGTGGCCATCGACCGGTCGATGGCGTTGCTGAACGGGGTCACCACCCGGTCCGGCTGAGTCAGAATGATCTTGAAGTTGTCGAGTGTGGTCTGTGTGGTTCTGACGTCCTGGAACGCCTGCGTCGGCAGTTCCTGGCGGCGCAGGGAATTCGGGTAGGCGGAGGCACTGGGCACCGTGGTTGTGGCATCCGGGTCTGCCTTGGCCTTCGACGCTTCGACCAGGTTGAGCGGCTGAGTCCATCGCTGTGCGTCCAGGGCGCGAAGCGCGCTCGCCATCGACTGCGCCTGGCTGGTGGACGGCATGCGCTGTGGGGCGATGACCGTGCTGCGCTGCTTGGACGTGTCCTGAAGGGTTAGTGCGAGGGACTGGGCGAGGAAGTTCTGAACGGCGAGCGTGGAGGATCCCGCCTCGGTCATATCGCCCTGGAAGGCGTTGGAGAGCCGGGCATCGGAGACCACGGCTGTGGTGCCTCCGCCGATCGGGCGGGCTGCGGTGGGTGTGTACGGCAGCCCTGCCGTCTCCTCCATGCTGTCGCTGCTGGCGATCACGTTGTGTGCGCCGGCGGAAGTGGCCACATCGACGATCGAAGGGTCGATCGCACCATCGGCCGGCCAGGCGAAATCGGTGGACGGCTTCACATGGAGGATGGTCTGCACCGTCGTGGCGGCGATCTCCGTGGCTGACTGCAGGTGGCTCAGTGCACCGGGGACGTTCTTGCCGCGATGCGCCAGGGAAGCCAGATCGGGATCGGCGAACGGCAGGGCGACGACCTGCTGTCCCTGGACTGCGTCCTCCAGCTCGCTCAGCCACTTCTTTGCGACGGCCTGATTCTTGCCCGCGACCTCGGTGTTCCCGACCTTGATCTGATAGTTCCGTGTCATCGCGTCGACACCGGCCAGCAGGTCCGGGTCGATGACCCAGGTGACGGGCAGCGAGCGGCCCAGCGAGACCATCTGCTCGAGCCGCCCGCCAGGAGCGAGCTCTTCCGCGAGTTCGTCGTTCTCGAAGACCGGCGTCTGCTGGGCGTCGGAGCCCGTCTCCGACCTCAGATGGACCTTTGAGATGAGCGGCCACACAGTGGTGACCTGTGTCTTTTTATCGAGAGCCGTGGGCTGCCAGGGGAGGAACGTCCGCTGGATACCGAGCATCTGCTGATACCCGGCGTTGGCGGTCTGGCCGGTCAAGGAGACACCGAGCTGGTACACCCCGTCCGCACCGAGGTCCAGTTTGCTCACCGGGACGGAGATGGAGAAGTCCTCGCTGATGCCCGCGGGCAGCTTCGCGAACTTCGTTGTGTACTTGTCGCCGATTTCCAGCGGGTCGTTGCCCGTCAGGTCCGACGCGTGCTTTGCCGCGTCATCGATCGCGGACCGCCCGACCAGACGTGGACCCACCCGTACGCCGACATGAGCGTCAGTGATGGTTTCTTTGCGCTTGTTGGTCACCGTGCCCGAGATGGTGACTGTGTCGCCTTTCACAGGAGCGCTGGGCGTCAGCGCATCCAGGCTGACGGCCACATCGCCGGTACCTGTCGTGGCTACCGCAGCCTGTGCCGGAGCCGCGGCCGGGCCGCAGAACAGGCCCGCCATGAGCGTTCCCCCGGCGAGCAGCGACGCGGAGCGCCGCAGCCACCGGCGGGCAGGAGAGGGGGTCATCTCCTGGAAGTGTGCCGCCTCGGCCACGCGCTTGCCCGTCCCTCGTCTTCGTCGCTGATTCGGTGCTTCTCGGTTGCTGCGTCCACGCATGGTAACGATGTGTTCCAGGGCTGAGCGCCGCGGACTGCTCCTCAAGATCAGAAGAGTGTTCGCGGAGCCGGGAAATCGGGACGCTCCGGCCAGCTCGGGCACGTACCCTTTTCTGTTGTGCCGAAAGCCAATGATGACAACCCCAGTGCACTGAGTCAGGTGCAGCACCGAGCGGTCACCGAACTGCTACGGGTGTCCCCGGTCGCCGATGACCTTGCCCGCCGATTCCAGGATGCCGGACACAGCCTCGCACTGGTCGGAGGATCGGTCCGGGATGCACTGCTCGGCAGGCTCGGCAACGATCTGGACTTCACCACGGACGCCCGCCCCGAAGACGTGCTGAAGATCGTCCGGCCGTGGGCCGACGCGGTGTGGGAAGTCGGAATTGCCTTCGGGACGGTCGGTTGCCAGAAGGACGGCTATCTGATCGAGGTCACGACGTTCCGTTCGGAGGCGTACGACAGGACTTCACGCAAGCCGGAGGTGTCCTACGGCGACTCCATCGAGGAAGATCTCGTGCGCCGCGACTTCACCGTCAACGCGATGGCGGTGGCCCTTCCGGAGAAGACGTTCATCGACCCGCATGGAGGCCTGGATGACCTTGCCGGTCGGGTGCTGCGTACTCCGGGCACTCCGGAGGAGTCGTTTTCTGACGATCCGCTGCGCATGATGCGGGCGGCGCGCTTCGCCGCCCAGTTGGGCTTCGACGTGGCGCCGGAGGTTGTCGCCGCGATGACGGCCATGTCCGAGCGCATCGAGATCGTCTCGGCGGAGCGGGTACGCGACGAGCTCAACAAACTGCTGCTGTCCGCGAATCCACGCAAGGGGCTTGCGCTGCTCGTCGAGACGGGCATCGCCGAGCGGGTACTTCCCGAGCTTCCGGCTCTACGTCTTGAGAGCGACGAGCACCACCGTCACAAGGACGTGTACGAGCACTCATTGACCGTGCTGGAGCAGGCCATGGACCTGGAACAGGACGGCCCCGACCTGGTACTTCGGCTGGCCGCCCTGCTGCATGACATCGGCAAGCCGCGGACACGCCGCTTCGAGAAGGACGGCGGAGTCTCCTTCCATCACCACGAGGTGGTGGGCGCGAAGCTGACCAAGAAGCGCATGACGGCACTGAAGTACTCGAACGACATGGTCAAGGACGTCACCAAGCTTGTCGAGCTGCATCTGCGCTTCCACGGCTATGGAACCGGCGAGTGGACCGACTCGGCTGTGCGGCGTTATGTGCGTGACGCCGGGCCGCTGCTGGAGCGGTTGCACAAGCTGACGCGCTCGGACTGCACCACGCGCAACAAGCGAAAGGCCAATGCGCTCTCTCGTGCGTACGACGGACTTGAGGAGCGCATCGCCCACCTGCAGGAGCAGGAGGAACTCGACTCGATTCGTCCCGATCTCGACGGCAACCAGATCATGGAGATCCTGGGCGTCGGTCCCGGGCCGGTGATCGGTAACGCGTACAAGTTCCTGTTGGAGTTGCGGTTGGAGCGCGGCCCGATGGAGCGTGATGAGGCCGTTGCGGAACTCAAGGAGTGGTGGGCCGCGCAGGGCTGAGGTCATGTTTCACGTGAAACATGACCTGCGGGCATGACGGAGGGGCGGTGTTTCACGTGAAACACCGCCCCTCCGTCATGCCTTGCAGGGGGCTACTTCTTGTAGTCCGACAGGCAGAGCGTGAAGTCCTTGTCGCCGCTCTCCGTGTACTGCGAATACTTGCTGCGGTCGCACTCGCCGCTGGTCCCGTCCTTCTTCTCGGCGACCTTGTACTTGGCCTTGGCGTCGCTGCAGTCCACAACCTTGAGATCGGGGTTGGTCGTGCTGTCCGGGTTGCCGATGCTCATGCAGTCGCCGACCTTGGCCGTGTTGGCGTCATGCCTGCTGGCGAACCAGCCGAAGGCGATGAGGCCCACGACGACCACGGCGATTCCTATCTTGACGAACTTCATGGCGCCACGGCGAGGTGGAGCGACCGGAGCCGGTGGGACCGGGCCGCCGCCCTGGTTGAAGTACGGCGACGGCTGCTGCGGGACGCCCTGCTGCCCCGGTTGACCGTACGGACCCGGCGGCGTCTGCTGGCCGTACGGGTTGCCGCCCTGAGGCGGCCCGTGGGGCGGGGTGGGCTGCTGGGCGTACGGGTTCTCGCCTTGGGGCGGCGGAGTGGACATGGGTTGGGATCCCCCTTGAATTGATGCGCGTGTGCGCGTCGTCGACGCCCGTAAAGTAGCGGGCCGCTCTGACGTTTCTGGAACCGAGGGCGCTTCTGTGGCTCTGATGTGACACTCACGTGCGCCGAAAACGGGCCATAAATACAGCAACTGTTGCGTAGATGACGCCAACTGTGCCCAGGAGCGGGACCGACCTGCCGTCCGAGGGCAGTATCAGTGCAGCGACTGCGGCGGCCCCTACGAAGGCGACGTTGAACAGCACGTCGTACACCGAGAAGATCCGGCCACGGAAGGCGTCAGCCACTGAGGACTGCACCACTGTGTCGGTGGCGATCTTCGTTCCCTGGGTCGCGAGCCCCAGGATGAACGCGGCGACGAGGGTCGGGACGGGAGCGAACGGCAGGCCGAGAGCTGGGACCAGCACGGCAGCTGAGCCCGAGCAGACCGCTGTCCAGCCGTACGGGCCAAGGCGCCCCACTGCCCAGGGCGTCACCACTGCCGCCGCGAAGAACCCGGCGCCCGAGACTCCGACCGCGATTCCGAGGAGTGCGAGGCCGTCCGACTCACGCGAGGACCAGGCGTATCGACAGAGCATCAGCAGCATCACCGTCAGCGCCCCGTAGCAGAATCGCAGCAGCGTCATCGCGGTCAGCGCCCGCGCTGCCGTCGGCCGCTCGGCCAGATGACGCAGTCCGTCGACCATCCCCCGTACCGTCGAGGCCAGCGCAGCGGCAAGCTTCGGCTGATCCGACACCAGCTCCGGCCCGAGCACATCGCGGGCTATTCGCAGGGATGCAACCGCGGCGCACAGATAGAGGACAGCTCCCAGCAGGACGATGACGGCATCGGAGTCCACGGTGAGTACCCGTACAGCCAGGGCCAATCCGCCTCCTGCCGTCGCGGCGAGCGTCCCAGCTGTGGGGGAGAGCGCGTTCGCGATGACCAGTCGCCCGGGGGCGACGACGCGTGGCAGCGCGGCCGAAAGCCCGGACAGCACAAAGCGGTTGACCGCTGTGACGCAGAGAGCGGACGTGTAGAAGAGCCAGTCGGGTGCGCGGGTGAGTACCAGCAACGCGGTCGCGGAGGCCATGACGGCCCGCAGCAGATTCCCGTACAGGAAGACCTGCCGACGTGGCCAGCGGTCCAGTAGAACTCCGGCGAACGGGCCTATCAGGGAGTACGGCAGCAGCAGTACCGCCATCGCCGAAGCGATGGCGGCCGGTGAGGTCTGCTCCTCAGGGGAGAAGACGACATACGTGGCGAGTGCGATCTGATAGACGCCGTCGGCCGACTGGGAGAGCAGCCGCACTG from Streptomyces sp. NBC_01267 harbors:
- a CDS encoding MFS transporter gives rise to the protein MPVARDLCALLRLTGFRRLLAVRLLSQSADGVYQIALATYVVFSPEEQTSPAAIASAMAVLLLPYSLIGPFAGVLLDRWPRRQVFLYGNLLRAVMASATALLVLTRAPDWLFYTSALCVTAVNRFVLSGLSAALPRVVAPGRLVIANALSPTAGTLAATAGGGLALAVRVLTVDSDAVIVLLGAVLYLCAAVASLRIARDVLGPELVSDQPKLAAALASTVRGMVDGLRHLAERPTAARALTAMTLLRFCYGALTVMLLMLCRYAWSSRESDGLALLGIAVGVSGAGFFAAAVVTPWAVGRLGPYGWTAVCSGSAAVLVPALGLPFAPVPTLVAAFILGLATQGTKIATDTVVQSSVADAFRGRIFSVYDVLFNVAFVGAAAVAALILPSDGRSVPLLGTVGVIYATVAVFMARFRRT
- the murJ gene encoding murein biosynthesis integral membrane protein MurJ — protein: MNAPYDGDRDQGAGGGAAYSGGTPPEPPVAGQAPPPPDPYVQDAYTYNPYAAHDLSAQDPVTEALYDRASHPPPPPGTYAEPQPMYQQPPAAQYAPDPRVWAQTPPPEPAGPSRYLPYGDDATTQFVGVDDLVTQAADEPEQQDAFAHLFRDQQGTAAVPAPGQAPEPAPAPPPEKSGGASGLLKSSAVMAAGTLVSRLTGFVRTMVITAALGAATLGDSFTVAYTLPTMIYILTVGGGLNSVFVPQLVRSMKEDDDGGEAYANRLLTVVMVALGVIVGIAVFAAPLLIRLMSLPIADDPAANNVAVTFARYCLPTIFFMGVHVVMGQILNARGKFGAMMWTPVLNNIVMIFTFGLFIWVYGTSADSHMKVTTIPADGVRLLGIGTLLGLTVQALSMIPYLREAGFRFRPRFDWRGHGLGKAVKLAKWTVLFVLANQAGVLVVTQLATAAGKASHRDGAGIMAYSNAQLIWGMPQAIITVSVMAALLPRISRAANDGDVGAVRDDISQGLRNSAVAIVPVSFMFLALGVPVCTLLFASSGVEASQSMGYVLMAFALGLIPYSVQYVVLRGFYAYEDTRTPFYNTVIVAAVNAAASALCYVVLPAQWAVVGMAASYGLAYAVGVGIAWRRLRKRLGGDLDGTHILRTYARLALASVPGAVVGGAVGYAMIRVLGQGAFASLAALVVGGVVLLGVFFIAAKRMRIAELNSMVAMVRGRLGR
- a CDS encoding CCA tRNA nucleotidyltransferase, with the translated sequence MPKANDDNPSALSQVQHRAVTELLRVSPVADDLARRFQDAGHSLALVGGSVRDALLGRLGNDLDFTTDARPEDVLKIVRPWADAVWEVGIAFGTVGCQKDGYLIEVTTFRSEAYDRTSRKPEVSYGDSIEEDLVRRDFTVNAMAVALPEKTFIDPHGGLDDLAGRVLRTPGTPEESFSDDPLRMMRAARFAAQLGFDVAPEVVAAMTAMSERIEIVSAERVRDELNKLLLSANPRKGLALLVETGIAERVLPELPALRLESDEHHRHKDVYEHSLTVLEQAMDLEQDGPDLVLRLAALLHDIGKPRTRRFEKDGGVSFHHHEVVGAKLTKKRMTALKYSNDMVKDVTKLVELHLRFHGYGTGEWTDSAVRRYVRDAGPLLERLHKLTRSDCTTRNKRKANALSRAYDGLEERIAHLQEQEELDSIRPDLDGNQIMEILGVGPGPVIGNAYKFLLELRLERGPMERDEAVAELKEWWAAQG
- a CDS encoding LppU/SCO3897 family protein, with product MSTPPPQGENPYAQQPTPPHGPPQGGNPYGQQTPPGPYGQPGQQGVPQQPSPYFNQGGGPVPPAPVAPPRRGAMKFVKIGIAVVVVGLIAFGWFASRHDANTAKVGDCMSIGNPDSTTNPDLKVVDCSDAKAKYKVAEKKDGTSGECDRSKYSQYTESGDKDFTLCLSDYKK
- a CDS encoding DUF6049 family protein gives rise to the protein MAEAAHFQEMTPSPARRWLRRSASLLAGGTLMAGLFCGPAAAPAQAAVATTGTGDVAVSLDALTPSAPVKGDTVTISGTVTNKRKETITDAHVGVRVGPRLVGRSAIDDAAKHASDLTGNDPLEIGDKYTTKFAKLPAGISEDFSISVPVSKLDLGADGVYQLGVSLTGQTANAGYQQMLGIQRTFLPWQPTALDKKTQVTTVWPLISKVHLRSETGSDAQQTPVFENDELAEELAPGGRLEQMVSLGRSLPVTWVIDPDLLAGVDAMTRNYQIKVGNTEVAGKNQAVAKKWLSELEDAVQGQQVVALPFADPDLASLAHRGKNVPGALSHLQSATEIAATTVQTILHVKPSTDFAWPADGAIDPSIVDVATSAGAHNVIASSDSMEETAGLPYTPTAARPIGGGTTAVVSDARLSNAFQGDMTEAGSSTLAVQNFLAQSLALTLQDTSKQRSTVIAPQRMPSTSQAQSMASALRALDAQRWTQPLNLVEASKAKADPDATTTVPSASAYPNSLRRQELPTQAFQDVRTTQTTLDNFKIILTQPDRVVTPFSNAIDRSMATSWRGDAKGARTYRDEVQDYLLSLTGQVQIVQKSAMTLSGRSATIPVTVQNKLLQPTQHLVLQLRSTSPTRLQLGNDKAAIAEQPLKIAGGHSQTVKFTTSINANGPVQVYAQLFTEDGTPYGTAKAMPFTVTVSEMTPTVMLVIAGGVLLLVLAGIKMYTHRKRTAARAASTGDDDPEQPSDPAADTGAESGNPPGTGEKVDR